In Campylobacter vicugnae, a genomic segment contains:
- a CDS encoding thiamine phosphate synthase, whose translation MIKYAISDPKFYSNLDYAFNNFIRLKEANMLLFRDKNSNKYDKTAQEFIKFRSNNRKFLLQNDIDLACKLGFDGIHFSSNFIHLLKDTPSNLIKIASTHNIKEIELANQYGADFITFSPIFATPNKGEPKGLEGLKEAIKMSKAKVIALGGIMSAEQICAVMKCGVAGFASIRYFTLD comes from the coding sequence GTGATAAAATACGCAATCAGCGATCCTAAATTTTATTCAAATTTAGATTATGCTTTTAATAATTTTATTAGATTAAAAGAGGCTAATATGCTACTATTTAGAGATAAAAACTCTAATAAATATGATAAAACAGCTCAAGAATTTATTAAATTTAGATCTAATAATAGAAAATTTTTACTTCAAAATGATATCGATTTGGCTTGCAAACTTGGTTTTGATGGTATTCATTTTAGCTCGAATTTTATTCATTTATTAAAAGATACTCCATCAAATTTAATCAAAATTGCTAGTACTCATAATATTAAAGAGATAGAATTAGCCAATCAATATGGAGCTGATTTTATCACATTTAGCCCGATTTTTGCTACACCAAATAAAGGGGAGCCAAAAGGCTTAGAAGGGTTAAAAGAAGCTATAAAGATGTCAAAAGCTAAGGTTATTGCTCTTGGCGGGATAATGAGTGCTGAGCAAATTTGTGCTGTGATGAAGTGCGGTGTGGCTGGATTTGCATCGATTCGCTATTTTACGCTAGATTAA
- the pgsA gene encoding CDP-diacylglycerol--glycerol-3-phosphate 3-phosphatidyltransferase, with the protein MNLPNSLAIFRILLAPLMFFLLLHIRDNSDAIEISWLNYFCALTFVVASITDFFDGYIARSWNQKTKLGAILDPLADKMLILAAFLGLMIIDRADAWAVYIILVREFFITGFRVVMASENIDVSASIAGKIKTIMQMVAIGFLAMQWWGGEILLWISVILTLYSGYEYIHAYIKNIKNI; encoded by the coding sequence ATAAATTTACCAAATTCTCTAGCTATATTTCGCATACTCTTAGCACCGCTTATGTTCTTTTTGCTTTTGCATATTAGAGATAATAGCGATGCTATAGAAATTAGTTGGCTTAATTACTTTTGTGCTTTGACATTTGTAGTAGCTAGCATTACTGATTTTTTTGATGGATATATAGCTAGAAGCTGGAATCAAAAGACAAAACTAGGTGCAATATTAGATCCACTAGCTGATAAAATGCTGATTCTAGCAGCATTTTTAGGTTTAATGATAATAGATAGAGCTGATGCATGGGCAGTATATATAATTCTTGTTAGAGAGTTTTTCATTACTGGATTTAGAGTCGTAATGGCTAGCGAAAATATAGATGTGAGCGCATCTATAGCTGGCAAGATTAAGACAATAATGCAGATGGTGGCTATTGGATTTTTAGCTATGCAATGGTGGGGTGGCGAAATTTTACTTTGGATTTCTGTTATTCTTACCTTATATTCAGGATATGAGTATATACATGCTTATATTAAAAATATTAAAAATATATAA
- the gatB gene encoding Asp-tRNA(Asn)/Glu-tRNA(Gln) amidotransferase subunit GatB, whose product MFETVIGLEVHCQLNTKTKIFCGCSTSFGEEPNTHVCPTCLALPGALPVLNSQAVKKAISFGKAINATVNKKSVFDRKNYFYPDLPKAYQISQFTIPIVENGELIIKVGNESKRIGITRAHLEEDAGKNSHESKSSLVDLNRAGTPLLEIVSEPDIRSSDEAVAYLKKLHSILRFLNISDANMQEGSFRCDVNVSIRPKGDEKLYTRVEIKNLNSFRFIQKAIEYEVERQCEAWEDGRYDSEVVQETRLFDTTKLITKPMRSKEDSAEYRYFPDPDLLPVIIPDELMEEASILPELPDEKRARYISEFGIKESDADVIISSYEMAKYFEDLIAGGNSPKLCVTWLTVELLGRLKNGVTIEISPVNSAKLSTLLNRIEDGTISQKAAKDVLDVIIESDEDIDSVIDRLGLKQVSDDSAILSIIDTVLATNEDKVAEYKSGKDKLFGFFVGQVMKEGKGAFNPAKVNELLKSKLG is encoded by the coding sequence ATGTTTGAAACAGTTATAGGATTAGAAGTTCATTGTCAGTTAAATACTAAAACTAAGATATTTTGTGGATGTTCAACTAGTTTTGGAGAGGAGCCAAATACTCATGTTTGTCCAACATGCTTAGCTCTTCCTGGGGCATTGCCGGTGTTAAATTCTCAAGCGGTAAAAAAAGCAATTAGCTTTGGTAAGGCAATAAATGCAACTGTAAATAAAAAGAGTGTTTTTGACCGCAAAAACTACTTCTATCCAGATCTACCTAAAGCCTATCAGATATCTCAATTTACTATTCCAATTGTAGAAAATGGTGAGCTAATTATCAAAGTTGGTAATGAGAGCAAAAGAATTGGTATTACTAGAGCGCATTTAGAAGAAGATGCTGGCAAAAATAGCCATGAGAGTAAATCTAGTCTTGTGGATTTAAATCGTGCTGGAACTCCGCTTTTAGAGATCGTAAGCGAACCAGATATTAGAAGTAGTGATGAGGCAGTAGCGTATCTTAAAAAACTTCATAGTATTTTAAGATTTTTAAATATTAGCGATGCTAATATGCAAGAAGGCTCTTTTAGATGCGATGTAAATGTTAGCATTAGACCAAAGGGTGATGAAAAGCTATATACAAGAGTTGAGATTAAAAATTTAAATTCATTTAGATTTATCCAAAAAGCTATCGAATATGAGGTAGAGCGTCAGTGTGAAGCATGGGAAGATGGTAGATATGATAGCGAAGTAGTTCAAGAAACTAGACTATTTGATACGACAAAATTAATAACTAAACCAATGAGAAGTAAAGAAGATAGTGCAGAGTATCGCTATTTTCCAGATCCTGATTTATTACCAGTTATTATTCCTGATGAGCTTATGGAAGAGGCTAGTATTTTGCCTGAGTTGCCAGATGAAAAAAGAGCTAGATATATAAGTGAATTTGGAATAAAAGAGAGCGATGCTGATGTGATAATTAGCAGCTATGAGATGGCAAAATATTTTGAAGATTTAATAGCTGGCGGAAACTCACCAAAACTATGTGTAACTTGGCTTACTGTAGAGCTTTTAGGTAGATTAAAAAATGGCGTAACTATAGAGATAAGTCCAGTTAATAGTGCAAAACTCTCAACTCTATTAAATAGAATAGAAGATGGCACCATCTCACAAAAAGCTGCTAAAGATGTCTTAGATGTAATAATAGAAAGTGATGAAGATATAGATAGCGTGATTGATCGTCTAGGCCTAAAACAAGTAAGTGACGACTCTGCTATATTGTCTATTATTGATACAGTATTAGCTACAAATGAAGATAAAGTAGCTGAGTATAAGAGCGGTAAAGATAAATTATTTGGTTTCTTTGTTGGTCAAGTAATGAAAGAGGGTAAGGGTGCATTTAATCCAGCTAAAGTAAATGAGTTATTAAAATCAAAGCTAGGATAA
- a CDS encoding NAD(P)H-dependent glycerol-3-phosphate dehydrogenase, translating to MKIAVIGAGKWGQALYSALKINNDCIISSRTKRDIEGFVELDKALECDYLLFSISTQKTHEFLRSNFKAKNQKILVASKGIDTISGEFLHEIYSKFAPSENLAFLSGPSFASEVIQGLPCALVISSENDELAQIWASTFPSFIKPYISDDVIGAEICGAYKNVIAIAGGVCAGLGLGQNARASLISRGLVEMARFGEHFGAKSDTFLGLSGAGDLFLTASSELSRNYRVGLGLASGFSLDEILAQIGEVAEGVATAYAITKIAQQKAIYTPIASQVVDMLGGKNAKEALKDLLKRR from the coding sequence ATGAAAATAGCAGTAATCGGTGCTGGTAAATGGGGGCAGGCTTTATACTCAGCACTTAAAATAAATAATGATTGCATTATCTCATCTCGAACAAAGCGTGATATTGAAGGTTTTGTAGAATTGGATAAGGCGCTAGAGTGCGACTATTTGCTCTTTAGTATATCAACTCAAAAAACACATGAGTTTTTACGCTCAAATTTTAAAGCAAAGAATCAAAAAATATTAGTAGCTTCTAAAGGTATAGATACGATTAGTGGAGAGTTTTTACATGAGATCTATTCTAAATTTGCTCCAAGCGAAAATTTGGCATTTTTAAGCGGTCCTAGCTTTGCAAGCGAAGTTATACAAGGATTGCCGTGTGCTTTAGTGATAAGCAGCGAAAATGATGAGTTAGCTCAAATTTGGGCTAGCACTTTTCCAAGTTTTATTAAGCCATATATTAGCGACGATGTTATAGGGGCTGAGATTTGTGGCGCGTATAAGAATGTGATTGCTATAGCTGGCGGTGTATGTGCTGGTCTTGGTCTTGGGCAAAATGCTAGGGCTAGTTTAATATCTAGAGGATTAGTAGAGATGGCTAGATTTGGTGAGCATTTTGGTGCTAAGAGTGATACATTTTTAGGTCTTAGTGGAGCAGGGGATCTATTTTTAACTGCAAGTAGTGAATTATCTAGAAATTATAGAGTTGGTCTTGGGTTAGCTAGTGGATTTAGTCTTGATGAGATTTTAGCTCAAATTGGAGAGGTGGCTGAAGGTGTAGCTACAGCATATGCAATTACTAAAATTGCTCAGCAAAAAGCGATTTATACTCCAATTGCTAGTCAAGTAGTTGATATGCTAGGTGGCAAAAATGCTAAAGAGGCCTTAAAGGATTTATTAAAACGACGATGA
- a CDS encoding amino acid ABC transporter permease, with the protein MSNYIEAFLPMIKGAILYTIPLSIISFICGIAIGVIVALIRINHSKNPLSNLAKAICQFYISIIRGTPLLVQLFIIFYGLPNIGITLDPFISAIIAFSLSIGAYSSETIRASILAVPKGQWEAGWSIGLTNSDTFIKIIAPQALKIALPTLSNTFIALVKDTSLASVVLVAELFRQAQTIASQNYEFLRVYSQAALIYWIICIGLGYLQTRLEAKFSKHL; encoded by the coding sequence GTGAGTAATTATATTGAGGCATTTTTGCCTATGATTAAGGGGGCTATTTTATATACAATCCCCCTTAGTATTATATCTTTTATTTGTGGTATTGCAATAGGTGTTATTGTAGCGCTTATCCGTATCAATCACAGCAAAAATCCACTATCAAATTTAGCTAAGGCTATTTGTCAGTTCTACATCTCTATAATTCGTGGAACACCTCTACTTGTACAGCTTTTTATAATATTTTATGGCTTGCCAAATATTGGCATAACTCTAGATCCATTTATTAGCGCTATTATTGCTTTTAGTCTTAGTATTGGCGCATATAGCAGTGAAACTATTAGAGCTAGTATTTTAGCCGTACCAAAGGGACAATGGGAAGCTGGATGGAGCATTGGACTAACTAATAGCGATACTTTTATTAAAATTATTGCTCCACAAGCACTTAAAATTGCTCTACCAACCCTATCAAATACATTTATTGCACTAGTTAAAGATACATCACTAGCATCAGTAGTATTAGTAGCTGAACTATTTCGTCAAGCTCAAACTATCGCCTCTCAAAATTATGAATTTCTAAGAGTTTATTCGCAAGCTGCTCTTATATACTGGATTATTTGTATAGGTCTTGGCTATTTGCAAACTCGCCTTGAGGCAAAATTTAGCAAGCATCTATAA
- the rarD gene encoding EamA family transporter RarD, which yields MQATQKGFILALATFIMWGVFPIFFKFIEGIAATEVLAHRIIWSALILLVILIITKRLNSVKRIAKIKKVTLTLAITGALIASNWGVFIYAINQNEILATSLGYFINPLFSILLGAIILKEELSPALKLSIFIVFIAIGVQIYAIGNLPLISIILPLSFALYGLLRKKLGVRTFEGLFIETIILTPFALLYLLYLAINNSSEFGINFNGIMLFLSGFVTILPLLTFNASTKYLKLSTIGFLQYISPTLSMIIAVFIYNETLDFYKIISFALIWISLAIATISNLRRKNGTK from the coding sequence ATGCAAGCAACACAAAAAGGATTTATCCTAGCTTTAGCTACATTTATTATGTGGGGCGTATTTCCGATATTTTTTAAATTCATTGAAGGAATTGCAGCTACTGAGGTTTTAGCTCATAGGATTATATGGTCAGCTTTAATTTTGCTAGTTATACTTATAATTACAAAAAGATTAAACAGCGTCAAAAGAATAGCAAAAATAAAAAAAGTTACCCTAACCTTAGCCATTACAGGCGCATTAATTGCTAGTAATTGGGGAGTATTTATCTATGCAATCAACCAAAATGAAATTTTAGCAACTAGTCTTGGATACTTTATAAACCCTCTTTTTTCCATACTTCTTGGTGCTATTATATTAAAAGAGGAGCTAAGTCCTGCTTTAAAACTCTCAATTTTTATCGTATTTATTGCTATTGGAGTTCAAATTTACGCTATTGGCAATCTACCGCTAATATCTATCATACTACCATTATCATTTGCGTTATATGGACTTTTACGCAAAAAACTTGGGGTAAGAACATTTGAAGGGTTATTTATCGAAACTATTATTTTAACGCCTTTTGCTCTACTTTATTTACTATATCTAGCTATAAATAATAGCAGTGAATTTGGGATAAATTTTAATGGAATTATGCTATTTTTAAGTGGGTTTGTAACTATACTACCACTACTTACATTTAATGCTAGCACCAAATATCTTAAACTATCTACAATTGGATTTTTGCAGTATATAAGCCCAACTTTAAGTATGATTATTGCAGTTTTTATATATAATGAGACTTTAGATTTTTATAAAATTATTAGCTTTGCACTCATATGGATTAGTCTTGCAATTGCTACAATTTCAAATTTAAGGAGAAAAAATGGCACAAAATGA
- a CDS encoding F0F1 ATP synthase subunit A: MKDLFLFSNLIINDHSFTYLFHIILVAIIVLIVAKMATSSMQLVPRGTQNLLEAYLEGIVSMGRDVMGSDELARKYLPLVATIGLIVLTSNLIGIIPGFEAPSSSLNLTLCLALCVFLYYNFEGIRTQGVIKYFAHFMGPNKFLAPLMFPIEIVSHLSRIVSLSFRLFGNIKGDDLFLMVVLSLAPWVAPLPAFALLTFMALLQTFIFMILTYVYLAGAVVVSEEH; this comes from the coding sequence ATGAAAGATCTATTTCTCTTTTCAAATTTGATCATTAATGATCATAGTTTTACATATCTTTTTCATATTATTTTAGTTGCGATTATTGTGCTTATCGTTGCTAAAATGGCTACTAGTTCAATGCAACTTGTACCTCGTGGTACTCAAAATTTACTTGAGGCATATTTAGAAGGTATTGTATCTATGGGTCGTGATGTAATGGGTAGCGATGAACTTGCTAGAAAGTATCTACCGCTAGTAGCTACAATTGGTTTAATTGTTTTAACAAGTAACCTAATTGGTATAATTCCTGGCTTTGAAGCTCCTAGTTCTAGCTTAAATTTAACTCTTTGTCTGGCTCTTTGTGTATTTTTATACTACAATTTTGAAGGTATTCGCACTCAAGGTGTAATTAAATATTTTGCTCACTTTATGGGGCCAAATAAATTTCTTGCTCCTTTAATGTTCCCTATTGAGATTGTATCTCATCTATCTCGTATAGTTTCATTATCGTTCAGGCTTTTTGGAAATATTAAAGGTGATGATCTATTTTTGATGGTAGTACTTAGTCTTGCTCCGTGGGTTGCTCCACTTCCAGCATTTGCATTACTAACATTTATGGCATTACTTCAAACATTTATTTTTATGATACTTACATATGTTTATCTTGCTGGTGCTGTGGTAGTATCTGAAGAGCATTAA
- a CDS encoding glycoside hydrolase family 3 N-terminal domain-containing protein produces MKKIILLFIFTISLFGTPSDKELRNMIGQMIMVGFNGSSSSDEWVRQLHLDIKNGRIGGVMLLARNISSKQGLKNLTKYLNSASSKYPLFIAIDEEGGQISRFNKFSDFEHFPSAYKVGSELDLNSANKLYTNMATQLKNLGINMNFAPVVDLHNDISPIIGQRQRAFSKDAGEVTAYASEFISAFDNVGVASVLKHFPGHGNAPSDTHKTSTVVDSFDFDEIRPYYELIKRKKAKFIMVGHMIIPTIDDVNPATLSRQIVTNLLKDSLNYEGVVISDDMLMKALGGTLEQNAIKAVNAGVDILLVSEYFYNKTNSIKALNDAIFNSVKSGKIEITRIIDAYNRIIAQKARF; encoded by the coding sequence ATGAAAAAGATTATTTTGCTATTTATTTTTACTATTTCACTCTTTGGCACACCAAGTGATAAAGAGTTAAGAAATATGATCGGTCAGATGATTATGGTAGGTTTTAATGGAAGTAGCTCTAGTGATGAGTGGGTTAGGCAGCTTCATCTTGATATTAAAAACGGCAGAATCGGTGGAGTAATGTTACTAGCTAGAAATATTAGTAGCAAACAGGGGTTAAAAAATTTAACCAAATATTTAAATTCAGCCAGTTCTAAATATCCTCTTTTTATAGCTATTGATGAAGAGGGTGGGCAGATTAGTAGATTTAATAAATTTAGCGATTTTGAACATTTTCCATCAGCTTATAAGGTTGGTAGTGAGTTAGATCTAAATAGTGCTAATAAGCTATATACCAATATGGCAACTCAGCTTAAAAATCTTGGAATAAATATGAATTTTGCTCCAGTAGTTGATCTTCATAATGATATATCGCCTATAATTGGTCAAAGACAAAGAGCATTTAGCAAGGATGCAGGTGAAGTAACTGCATATGCTAGTGAGTTTATATCAGCTTTTGATAATGTAGGTGTTGCTAGTGTGTTAAAGCATTTTCCAGGTCATGGCAATGCCCCATCTGATACGCATAAGACTAGCACTGTAGTAGATAGTTTTGATTTTGATGAGATTAGGCCGTATTATGAATTAATTAAGCGTAAAAAAGCTAAATTTATAATGGTTGGCCATATGATAATCCCGACAATCGATGATGTAAATCCAGCTACGCTCTCACGCCAAATAGTTACAAATTTACTAAAAGATAGCTTAAATTATGAAGGCGTTGTAATAAGCGATGATATGCTAATGAAAGCACTTGGCGGAACGCTTGAGCAAAATGCTATAAAGGCAGTAAATGCTGGAGTAGATATATTGCTAGTAAGTGAGTATTTTTATAATAAAACAAATTCTATAAAAGCTTTAAATGATGCAATTTTTAACTCTGTTAAAAGTGGTAAAATAGAGATTACTAGAATTATTGATGCGTATAATCGTATAATTGCTCAAAAGGCTAGATTTTAA
- a CDS encoding transporter substrate-binding domain-containing protein has translation MKKIISFLFISILMIGCSSNNTNKDKLRVATEGTYNPFSYHDASGKLVGYDVEVITEAAKRAGFEIEFHETNWDAIFSGLNSNRFDMIANQISDADPKRAQLYTLSDPYIVTSAAVAVRANDNSINSLSDIKGKNIAQAMGSNYYEIAIENGANIVLVDGLAPAIKAVSQGRADATMNDKLAILNYIKTTGDKNIKVAFSAGDGTRSVFLFKKELTEQRDRINKALESMKKDGTLKQISEKYFGIDVSE, from the coding sequence ATGAAAAAAATAATATCTTTTTTATTTATTAGTATTTTGATGATCGGATGCTCTTCTAATAATACCAACAAAGATAAATTAAGAGTCGCAACAGAAGGAACATATAATCCATTTTCATATCATGATGCAAGCGGCAAACTAGTCGGATATGATGTAGAAGTAATCACTGAAGCAGCCAAAAGAGCTGGATTTGAGATTGAATTTCATGAGACAAATTGGGATGCTATATTCTCAGGATTAAATTCAAATCGGTTTGATATGATAGCAAATCAAATAAGCGATGCGGACCCAAAAAGAGCTCAGCTTTACACGCTAAGTGATCCATATATAGTTACTTCAGCTGCTGTTGCTGTAAGAGCTAATGATAATAGCATTAACTCACTAAGCGATATTAAAGGTAAAAATATTGCTCAAGCAATGGGTAGTAACTACTATGAGATTGCCATAGAAAATGGGGCAAATATTGTTTTAGTTGATGGATTAGCACCAGCTATTAAAGCAGTAAGTCAAGGTAGAGCAGATGCCACTATGAACGATAAACTTGCTATCTTAAACTATATCAAAACAACTGGTGATAAAAATATCAAAGTCGCATTTAGCGCTGGCGATGGCACAAGAAGTGTATTTTTATTTAAAAAAGAGTTAACTGAACAAAGAGATAGAATCAATAAAGCTCTTGAATCTATGAAAAAAGATGGAACGCTAAAGCAAATTTCAGAAAAATATTTTGGAATAGATGTTAGTGAGTAA
- a CDS encoding TSUP family transporter, whose protein sequence is MELEIWIFILLFFVAFFSGFIDAIAGGGGLITIPALIAVGIPEHVALATNKLQATFGSFTAAANFTHKKMVDFNSLWRGIIWTFVGAVCGTWSVLLLDATVIKYLIPICLIAILIYTIFSPNLGEIDKEKRMSESLFYTIFGLSIGFYDGFMGPGTGSFWMFAFASLLGMNLKSAVANTKILNFTSNIVSLAVFIGGGQILWLLGIVMGFGQMIGAYFGSHMVIKKEIKFIKIIFLSVVSLTIIKLIYDLFMK, encoded by the coding sequence TTGGAATTAGAAATTTGGATATTTATACTTCTATTTTTTGTAGCATTTTTTAGCGGATTTATAGATGCAATTGCTGGAGGTGGAGGGCTAATTACTATCCCAGCATTAATAGCAGTTGGTATCCCAGAGCATGTAGCATTAGCTACAAATAAACTACAAGCTACATTTGGTAGTTTTACAGCAGCTGCTAATTTTACGCATAAAAAAATGGTGGATTTTAACTCTCTTTGGCGTGGTATTATATGGACTTTTGTAGGTGCAGTATGTGGCACATGGTCGGTGCTATTGCTTGATGCAACGGTTATAAAGTATCTTATTCCAATTTGTTTAATAGCAATTTTGATTTATACAATTTTTAGTCCAAATCTTGGTGAAATAGATAAAGAAAAAAGAATGAGTGAGAGCTTATTTTATACTATTTTTGGTTTATCTATTGGATTTTATGATGGATTTATGGGGCCTGGTACGGGATCGTTTTGGATGTTTGCTTTTGCTAGTTTGCTTGGTATGAATTTAAAGAGTGCTGTAGCAAATACTAAAATATTAAATTTTACTTCTAATATCGTATCTTTGGCTGTATTTATTGGAGGTGGGCAAATTCTATGGTTACTTGGAATAGTTATGGGTTTTGGCCAAATGATTGGAGCATATTTTGGATCGCATATGGTTATAAAAAAAGAGATTAAATTTATTAAAATAATATTTTTAAGTGTTGTAAGTTTAACTATTATTAAGCTTATTTATGATCTATTTATGAAGTGA
- a CDS encoding amino acid ABC transporter ATP-binding protein: MLQIRDINKKIGSHTILSNISFDIKKGEIIAIIGPSGSGKTTLLRSLNYLEIPDSGILEFSDGSLKIDFKSHPSKQEILNLRRKMGMVFQSYNLFAHLNATQNITQGLISVQKINKDKAINIALSLLEKFGLKDKANAYPSSLSGGQQQRVAIARAVALKPNILLLDEPTSALDKELVSEVLSTLKMLANEHQTMILVTHELKFAKDIADKIIFLEDGKIVTIESPKEFFGSQNNPRILKFIGDLNY, translated from the coding sequence ATGCTACAAATAAGAGATATAAATAAAAAAATTGGCTCTCATACCATATTATCAAATATTAGTTTTGATATTAAAAAGGGTGAGATAATTGCAATTATCGGGCCAAGCGGAAGTGGCAAGACTACACTTCTTCGTTCATTAAACTATCTAGAGATACCAGATAGTGGAATTTTGGAATTTAGCGATGGTTCATTAAAAATTGATTTTAAATCCCATCCAAGCAAACAAGAAATTTTAAATTTAAGACGCAAAATGGGAATGGTATTTCAATCTTATAATCTTTTTGCTCATCTAAATGCTACGCAAAATATTACTCAAGGATTAATTAGCGTACAAAAAATCAATAAAGATAAGGCCATTAATATCGCCCTATCTTTATTAGAAAAATTTGGCCTAAAAGATAAAGCAAATGCCTATCCTAGCTCTTTAAGCGGAGGACAGCAGCAGCGTGTAGCAATTGCTAGAGCTGTTGCTTTAAAACCAAATATTTTATTGCTTGATGAGCCTACAAGCGCACTTGATAAAGAACTAGTAAGCGAAGTTTTATCCACGCTTAAAATGCTAGCAAATGAACACCAAACTATGATTTTAGTCACTCATGAGCTTAAATTTGCCAAGGATATCGCTGATAAGATTATATTTTTAGAAGATGGCAAAATAGTTACTATTGAATCCCCAAAAGAGTTTTTTGGCTCGCAAAATAATCCAAGAATTCTCAAATTTATAGGTGATCTAAACTACTAA
- a CDS encoding enoyl-ACP reductase, protein MNCYHEEFKGKTLVISGGTRGIGRAIVLEFAKYGANIAFTYNSNEEMAKNQALELEKEFGIKARAYPLNILEPETYKELFLEIDKDFDRVDFFVSNAIISGRAVAGGYTKFMKLKPRGINNIFTATVNAFVVGSQEAAKRMEKVGGGSIVSLSSTGNLVYIEHYSGHGTAKAAVEAMARYAATELGEKNIRVNVVSGGPIETDALRAFTNYEEVRDATASLSPLGRMGQPTDLAGACLFLCSSKASWVTGHTFIIDGGTTFK, encoded by the coding sequence ATGAACTGTTATCATGAAGAATTTAAAGGCAAAACCTTAGTTATTAGTGGCGGTACAAGAGGAATTGGTAGAGCAATTGTACTTGAATTTGCAAAATATGGTGCAAATATTGCATTTACCTATAACTCTAATGAAGAGATGGCTAAAAATCAAGCATTAGAATTAGAAAAAGAATTTGGTATTAAAGCTAGAGCATATCCTTTAAATATTCTTGAGCCTGAAACTTATAAAGAGCTATTTTTAGAGATAGATAAAGATTTTGATAGAGTCGATTTTTTTGTATCAAATGCAATTATTTCAGGACGCGCAGTAGCTGGTGGTTATACTAAATTTATGAAGTTAAAACCTCGTGGAATAAACAATATCTTTACTGCAACTGTAAATGCATTTGTAGTAGGCTCTCAAGAAGCTGCTAAAAGAATGGAAAAAGTAGGCGGTGGTAGCATAGTTAGCTTAAGCTCAACCGGAAACCTAGTCTATATAGAACACTATAGCGGTCACGGCACAGCAAAAGCTGCAGTAGAAGCTATGGCAAGATACGCAGCTACTGAGCTTGGCGAGAAAAATATTAGAGTAAATGTAGTAAGTGGCGGACCAATAGAAACTGACGCCTTAAGAGCATTTACAAACTATGAAGAGGTAAGAGATGCTACGGCTTCACTAAGTCCTTTAGGTCGCATGGGACAACCAACTGATCTTGCTGGTGCTTGTTTATTTCTATGCAGCTCAAAAGCTAGCTGGGTAACAGGCCATACATTTATAATAGATGGTGGCACTACTTTTAAATGA